In a genomic window of Methanomassiliicoccus sp.:
- a CDS encoding cobalt-factor II C(20)-methyltransferase, which yields MLIGLGLGPGDKELLTLKAVRLLRSADKVFVPGKMARELVRDHCDPIVLEFPMVNDEEAIRQALERNAELIAPVAIRGTAVLGILGDPNFYSTFSRQCEILKDTYPEIDIAVEPGISSITAFASRLQVPVNSGFMVTDGSDNECLVLLKVRSPRDTIARLRSSGYSKFHLVERMYLENEKVYDEDEMPERCDYMSVMFARRA from the coding sequence ATGCTCATCGGCCTGGGCCTGGGACCGGGGGACAAGGAGCTTCTTACCCTAAAGGCCGTCCGCCTGCTCCGCTCGGCGGACAAGGTGTTCGTCCCCGGCAAGATGGCCAGGGAATTGGTGAGGGATCATTGCGATCCGATCGTGCTGGAGTTCCCTATGGTCAACGATGAGGAGGCCATCAGACAGGCCTTGGAGCGGAACGCCGAGCTGATCGCCCCGGTGGCGATCAGGGGAACGGCGGTACTGGGCATACTGGGGGACCCCAACTTCTACTCGACCTTCTCACGACAGTGCGAGATCCTGAAGGACACATATCCGGAGATCGATATCGCGGTCGAGCCAGGCATCAGCTCGATAACGGCGTTCGCCTCCAGGCTGCAGGTTCCGGTCAACTCCGGATTCATGGTCACCGACGGTTCGGACAATGAGTGCCTGGTGCTGCTAAAGGTACGCTCTCCCCGAGACACTATAGCTCGATTGCGCTCTTCTGGCTACTCGAAGTTCCACCTGGTGGAGAGGATGTACCTGGAGAACGAGAAGGTGTACGACGAGGACGAAATGCCGGAAAGGTGCGACTACATGAGCGTGATGTTCGCCCGGAGGGCGTGA
- a CDS encoding SAM-dependent methyltransferase, producing the protein MRFKGGPTQDEVMAVSIQKLGIKKGDILADIGCGTGKVAIAMGETADKVYAIDVRNEAIEASRVNVKAWGRVNVEVRQQDGLEFLKDCEDLDGAFVGGTRRLNDMLGLLNDKVHGRIVVNTVLLKSMNQAVDTMVKLGIFKEATQVQVCRSHNLAGSIMFKPIDPVFIIVGEVG; encoded by the coding sequence ATGAGGTTCAAGGGCGGGCCGACCCAAGACGAGGTCATGGCCGTTTCCATCCAAAAGCTCGGGATAAAGAAGGGCGATATCCTCGCCGACATCGGCTGCGGCACCGGCAAGGTGGCGATCGCTATGGGAGAGACCGCCGACAAGGTCTACGCCATCGATGTGCGGAACGAGGCCATCGAAGCATCCCGTGTTAACGTCAAAGCATGGGGGCGCGTCAATGTGGAGGTACGCCAGCAGGATGGGCTGGAATTCCTCAAGGATTGCGAGGACCTGGACGGGGCGTTCGTCGGGGGGACCAGACGGTTAAACGACATGTTGGGCCTCCTTAATGACAAGGTCCATGGGCGCATCGTTGTAAACACCGTCCTCCTGAAATCGATGAACCAGGCGGTGGATACCATGGTCAAGCTGGGCATCTTCAAGGAGGCGACCCAGGTACAGGTCTGCCGCTCCCATAACCTGGCGGGCAGCATCATGTTCAAGCCTATCGATCCAGTATTCATTATCGTGGGCGAGGTGGGCTGA
- a CDS encoding ABC transporter ATP-binding protein: MEQSIVSLKGVMYRYPDGNVALDGLDLDIKKGEAIAIVGPNGAGKSTLLQIIAGLIPISSGTLTIMGKAVTAESVEKPHELEWLREKLGIVFQDSDVALFNSTAWNDIIFGPLHMGLPTDEVIARGERVLELLGIQHLRDRAPYRMSGGEKRKVSIASVLSLEPEILLFDEPTSDLDPRSRRGVVDLLKRMTAEGKTIIVATHDVNAVPDFATRIVVLKRKVLASGDVRTILSDESLLEASELDVPEIARLFKVLSSIGYMTDELPFCIDEAVKQIKAKSIRVHIHPTETKEGQGCNP; the protein is encoded by the coding sequence ATGGAGCAATCAATCGTCTCATTAAAAGGAGTCATGTATAGGTATCCGGATGGAAATGTCGCACTCGACGGGCTCGACCTGGACATCAAGAAGGGCGAAGCTATTGCCATCGTCGGACCCAATGGTGCCGGAAAGTCCACCCTGCTGCAGATCATCGCCGGGCTCATCCCCATCTCGTCCGGCACACTGACCATCATGGGCAAGGCAGTCACCGCGGAAAGCGTCGAGAAGCCTCACGAACTTGAATGGCTCAGGGAGAAGTTGGGAATTGTCTTTCAGGATTCCGATGTTGCCCTGTTCAACTCCACGGCGTGGAACGACATCATATTCGGCCCTCTCCATATGGGCCTCCCGACCGATGAGGTCATCGCCCGAGGGGAGAGGGTGTTGGAGCTTCTTGGCATCCAGCACCTTCGTGACCGAGCTCCGTATCGCATGAGCGGCGGGGAGAAGAGAAAGGTCTCCATCGCATCGGTCCTCTCCCTCGAGCCGGAAATACTGTTGTTCGATGAACCGACCTCGGATCTCGACCCGCGGAGCAGGAGGGGGGTGGTCGATCTGCTCAAGCGCATGACCGCCGAGGGTAAGACGATCATCGTGGCGACCCATGATGTCAACGCCGTCCCCGATTTCGCCACCCGCATCGTAGTGCTGAAAAGGAAGGTCCTGGCCAGCGGCGATGTGCGGACCATACTGTCGGACGAAAGCCTCCTCGAAGCTTCGGAGCTTGATGTGCCGGAGATCGCTCGCCTGTTCAAGGTGTTGTCCTCGATCGGCTATATGACGGACGAGCTGCCCTTCTGCATAGATGAAGCGGTGAAACAGATCAAAGCGAAAAGTATCAGGGTCCACATCCATCCGACCGAGACCAAAGAGGGGCAGGGGTGCAACCCGTAG
- the trpB gene encoding tryptophan synthase subunit beta, with the protein MPLKDRTRFGQYGGQYVPEILMPALEELEKAYEKAKRDPGFKKELNEYMRHYGGRPTPLYFARRLTEKCGGAKIYLKREDLCHGGAHKFNNVMGQALLCKRMGKTRVIAETGAGQHGTATAMAAAVLGLKAEIYMGSEDIARQEMNVFRMKLMGAKVHPVDSGSRTLKDALNEAFRDWAATVESTYYMLGTAAGPHPYPAMVRDFQSVIGREARRQLLNQEGKLPDLLVACVGGGSNAIGTFHPFLGDEDVAFLGAEAAGSGIDTGRHSASISGGSVGVLHGCKSYLLQDENGMIRETHSVAAGLDYPGVGPEHSLFKDIGRAEYVGVTDEEALFAFRTLSEVEGIIPALESSHAVFAGMQRAKNMAKDQVVVITVSGRGDKDLDTVIKLLGVQ; encoded by the coding sequence TTGCCATTGAAGGACAGGACGCGATTTGGGCAGTACGGGGGACAGTATGTTCCGGAGATCCTCATGCCCGCGCTGGAAGAATTGGAGAAGGCATACGAAAAGGCAAAGCGGGATCCTGGATTCAAGAAGGAGCTCAATGAGTACATGCGCCACTACGGGGGCCGGCCGACGCCCTTGTACTTCGCCCGTCGGCTGACGGAAAAATGTGGCGGGGCCAAGATCTACCTGAAGCGCGAGGACCTCTGCCACGGCGGAGCGCACAAATTCAATAATGTGATGGGGCAGGCACTGCTGTGCAAGCGCATGGGCAAGACCAGGGTGATCGCCGAGACCGGAGCGGGGCAGCATGGCACCGCCACCGCCATGGCCGCCGCCGTGCTTGGGTTGAAGGCAGAGATATACATGGGGAGCGAGGACATCGCCCGCCAGGAGATGAACGTCTTCCGTATGAAGCTCATGGGGGCGAAGGTGCATCCCGTAGACTCGGGCTCGCGGACGCTGAAGGATGCGCTGAACGAGGCGTTCCGGGACTGGGCGGCAACGGTCGAAAGCACCTATTATATGCTGGGGACGGCGGCTGGGCCTCACCCCTACCCGGCGATGGTCAGGGACTTCCAGAGCGTCATCGGCCGGGAGGCCAGGAGGCAGCTGCTGAACCAGGAAGGAAAGCTGCCGGACCTCTTAGTAGCCTGCGTCGGCGGCGGCTCCAATGCCATCGGCACCTTCCATCCGTTCCTCGGGGACGAGGACGTGGCGTTTCTCGGCGCCGAGGCCGCGGGGAGTGGCATCGACACCGGAAGGCACTCCGCATCCATATCCGGAGGAAGCGTAGGGGTGCTGCATGGCTGCAAGTCATATCTCCTGCAGGACGAGAACGGCATGATCCGTGAGACGCACTCGGTCGCGGCCGGCCTGGACTATCCAGGGGTCGGGCCGGAGCACTCGCTGTTCAAGGACATCGGGAGAGCGGAATACGTCGGGGTGACGGACGAGGAGGCGCTGTTCGCCTTCCGCACCCTGAGCGAGGTAGAGGGCATCATCCCTGCGCTCGAGTCGTCACACGCGGTGTTCGCCGGGATGCAGAGGGCGAAGAATATGGCCAAAGACCAGGTGGTCGTGATCACCGTCTCCGGACGGGGGGACAAGGACCTCGACACCGTCATCAAGCTCTTGGGGGTGCAGTGA
- the cbiQ gene encoding cobalt ECF transporter T component CbiQ: protein MFERLLSEITKVAQQSLDMETMSARDGALQRLDPRFVFLLLISLVVVTVLLHSPMSILLMIGLSTGLALMSNIPLKWLFKRVWLFVPLFTVVILIPAMTSLITPGHQVGPALEVFGTTFYLTREGLAFAMTFTLRVGAAVTFSVLMVATIGWSRLMRTMAQLRLPPAFVVTMDMTYRYIHVLLDMVANMFIARKSRMVGKPTSKELRNIGSSVVASLFSKSYQMSENVYMAMVSRGYTGRPRMMAEFRSGRIDKVFAMVIVGFMAIVTCFDLLVPNNLHGLLSIIGM from the coding sequence ATGTTCGAGCGACTGCTGTCCGAGATAACCAAGGTCGCCCAGCAGTCGCTGGACATGGAAACGATGTCGGCGAGGGACGGGGCCCTGCAACGCCTTGACCCTCGCTTTGTTTTTCTCCTTCTGATCTCTCTCGTCGTGGTCACTGTGCTGTTGCACAGTCCCATGAGTATACTGCTCATGATCGGCCTTTCGACCGGGCTCGCTCTTATGTCGAACATACCGCTGAAATGGCTTTTCAAGCGGGTGTGGCTCTTCGTCCCGTTGTTCACAGTGGTGATCCTGATCCCAGCGATGACCAGCCTGATCACTCCCGGCCACCAGGTCGGTCCTGCCCTGGAGGTCTTTGGGACCACCTTCTACCTAACCAGAGAAGGTTTGGCATTCGCCATGACCTTCACGCTCCGGGTCGGAGCGGCCGTAACCTTCAGCGTACTGATGGTCGCCACCATTGGCTGGTCACGATTGATGCGCACAATGGCCCAGCTACGATTACCTCCAGCGTTCGTGGTCACCATGGATATGACCTATCGATACATCCATGTGCTGCTGGACATGGTGGCGAATATGTTCATCGCCAGGAAGAGCAGGATGGTGGGCAAACCGACGTCCAAAGAGCTTCGCAATATCGGTAGTTCGGTCGTGGCGAGCCTGTTCAGTAAATCCTATCAGATGAGCGAGAATGTCTACATGGCCATGGTTTCCAGGGGTTACACCGGCAGGCCTCGTATGATGGCCGAGTTCCGAAGCGGCCGAATCGATAAAGTATTCGCTATGGTTATAGTGGGGTTCATGGCGATCGTCACCTGCTTCGATCTACTGGTGCCGAATAACCTGCACGGACTTCTCTCGATCATCGGAATGTGA
- the trpA gene encoding tryptophan synthase subunit alpha, whose protein sequence is MAHIREALAGGRKLICFITAGYPSPSLSIAHALACVEGGADVIELGVPFSDPVADGKVIQFTSQKALEGGMTPRKVFDLVREIRESSDVPIVLMGYYNPIFQIGEESYVQLSAESGVDGLIVPDLPCEESRSLAEHCRARGLDLVQLVGPTTSAPRMAKIAAASSGFLYVVSALGTTGTRSSFSDGVGEVIRRAKGSAGDLPLGVGFGISRREHAEAMYREGADAAIVGSAILQGIIDGASPDDTRKFVHDLKAKG, encoded by the coding sequence ATGGCCCACATCCGCGAAGCACTCGCCGGGGGGCGGAAGCTCATATGCTTCATCACCGCGGGGTACCCGAGCCCCTCGCTCTCGATCGCTCATGCCCTCGCTTGCGTGGAGGGAGGAGCGGACGTCATCGAGCTGGGCGTCCCATTCTCCGACCCGGTGGCCGACGGCAAGGTGATCCAGTTCACCTCGCAGAAGGCGCTGGAGGGCGGGATGACCCCTCGGAAGGTGTTCGACCTGGTCCGCGAGATACGGGAAAGTAGCGATGTGCCCATCGTGCTCATGGGCTACTACAATCCGATCTTCCAGATCGGCGAGGAAAGCTACGTCCAGCTATCGGCCGAGAGCGGTGTGGACGGCCTCATCGTTCCCGACCTGCCATGCGAGGAGTCCAGATCCCTGGCGGAGCATTGCCGGGCGCGGGGGCTCGATCTCGTGCAGCTCGTCGGCCCCACCACCTCGGCCCCGCGGATGGCCAAGATCGCCGCCGCCAGCTCCGGCTTCCTGTACGTGGTGAGCGCGCTGGGGACCACGGGAACGAGGTCGTCGTTCTCCGACGGCGTGGGAGAGGTAATCCGCCGAGCGAAAGGTAGCGCCGGGGACCTTCCCCTCGGGGTCGGGTTCGGCATCTCCCGTCGTGAGCATGCCGAGGCCATGTATCGGGAGGGAGCGGATGCGGCTATCGTGGGCAGCGCCATCCTCCAGGGCATCATCGATGGGGCGTCGCCGGATGATACCCGGAAGTTCGTCCATGACCTTAAGGCAAAAGGGTAG
- the cbiM gene encoding cobalt transporter CbiM, protein MHIPDGYLGPATWGILFLVMLVIWFFAFRNANKNLGPRNVPMLSFMAALSFILMMFNLPIPDGTTAHMVGAVLAAIVLGPYGATIALSIALLIQALLFGDGGITAFGANVFNMGVVMPFTGILAYVGVKKLLERGKMSIPGQRAVAAFVGGYVGLNLAALCAAIEFGLQPAIAPGYAPYGLDVAIPAMVSVHLLVGIVEGLATAAVVYYLADHRPDLLQLKKLAPNWMQGMLKEDLGKASQPVGKKKAPAEVKGGN, encoded by the coding sequence ATGCATATTCCAGATGGATATTTGGGGCCAGCGACCTGGGGAATATTGTTCCTGGTCATGCTGGTTATATGGTTCTTTGCATTTAGGAATGCAAATAAAAATTTGGGACCGCGCAATGTGCCCATGCTTTCGTTCATGGCCGCTCTGTCGTTCATCCTTATGATGTTCAACCTGCCGATTCCGGACGGGACCACGGCCCATATGGTCGGGGCAGTACTTGCAGCCATCGTGTTAGGTCCATATGGGGCGACCATTGCCCTGAGCATCGCTCTCCTGATCCAGGCGTTATTGTTCGGAGATGGCGGGATCACCGCATTTGGGGCCAATGTCTTCAACATGGGCGTCGTAATGCCGTTCACAGGCATCCTGGCCTATGTCGGCGTCAAGAAGCTGTTGGAGAGAGGCAAGATGTCCATCCCCGGACAGAGGGCCGTAGCAGCCTTCGTTGGGGGATATGTTGGCCTGAACCTTGCTGCGCTCTGCGCTGCTATCGAGTTCGGACTGCAACCGGCGATCGCTCCTGGTTACGCTCCCTATGGATTGGACGTGGCGATTCCGGCGATGGTCTCGGTACACCTCTTGGTGGGCATCGTGGAAGGTTTGGCCACGGCAGCGGTCGTCTATTACCTTGCGGACCACAGGCCTGATCTGCTCCAGCTGAAGAAGCTGGCCCCGAATTGGATGCAGGGTATGCTCAAGGAGGACCTCGGAAAGGCATCGCAGCCCGTGGGGAAGAAGAAAGCTCCAGCCGAGGTAAAAGGAGGCAACTGA
- the cobJ gene encoding precorrin-3B C(17)-methyltransferase codes for MSQSRSQDETKGKLYVVSTGPGDLDNLTPLARKAITESEVIIGNQFYLEQMQPLLEGKKVINSHMGREVDRAREAVHMAIDHKVAMVSGGDAGVYGMASIVLELAQHEAPGLEVKIVPGVTAATAAASILGSPLSSDFLIISLSDLLTPWEVIEKRLDLGFQMGIPMAVYNPRSHNRPSNLRKALEIGLRHAKPDTPVGIVRNAYRGEGESCAVTDLGSLYEDDSMVDMHSMVIIGGEGTRLLREGEHVKGIITPRGYHRKYVY; via the coding sequence ATGTCACAGTCGCGATCACAAGATGAGACCAAAGGAAAGCTGTACGTGGTCAGCACCGGTCCCGGAGACCTGGACAACCTCACTCCATTGGCACGGAAAGCCATCACCGAGTCAGAGGTCATCATCGGCAACCAATTCTACCTGGAACAGATGCAGCCGCTGTTGGAGGGTAAAAAAGTCATCAACTCCCATATGGGAAGGGAGGTGGACCGGGCCAGGGAGGCAGTCCATATGGCCATAGACCATAAAGTCGCCATGGTCAGCGGCGGGGACGCCGGGGTCTATGGCATGGCCAGCATCGTCTTGGAGCTTGCACAGCACGAGGCTCCGGGCCTTGAGGTGAAGATAGTGCCCGGCGTCACCGCGGCCACCGCCGCGGCATCGATCCTCGGCTCTCCGCTGTCCAGTGATTTTCTGATCATCTCGCTGAGCGATCTCCTGACTCCCTGGGAGGTTATCGAAAAGCGCCTCGACCTCGGGTTCCAGATGGGGATCCCCATGGCGGTTTACAATCCCCGGAGCCACAACCGCCCCAGTAACCTGAGGAAAGCGCTGGAAATCGGCCTCCGCCATGCAAAACCGGATACGCCGGTGGGCATCGTCAGGAACGCCTATCGTGGAGAGGGAGAGAGCTGCGCGGTCACTGACCTCGGGTCGCTTTACGAGGATGACAGCATGGTCGATATGCATTCGATGGTGATCATCGGCGGAGAGGGCACCAGGCTTCTAAGGGAGGGAGAGCATGTCAAAGGAATCATCACGCCAAGAGGCTACCACCGAAAGTACGTATATTGA
- the cbiG gene encoding cobalt-precorrin 5A hydrolase: protein MRIAVVHAGHQAQAETLAGWLDAEIVEYSDDAFERAFQEHEAIVAIMAMGIVVRRIAPLLKDKWIDPAVTVVTPDLNYCVPVLGGHHGANEIARTLSGHDIVPVLSTATDALGRDSVEGIAARHGLEVVNKSSTVAVNKAFLQGDVPVFRVDGPAVVLASSNVSVLATKGEYVVGIGCNRGTSAEEIRAAVMDSLTAAGIDPRDVLAFTSTVKKADEAGLLEAVREMGGRLFLIDDETINSQIVVPSKAELIGLVGVAEPSALALAKRKEIVMSRRAYGNVTVAITR, encoded by the coding sequence ATGAGAATCGCGGTGGTCCACGCCGGCCATCAGGCTCAGGCTGAGACCCTGGCCGGGTGGCTGGACGCGGAGATCGTCGAATATTCGGACGATGCATTCGAGAGAGCGTTCCAGGAGCATGAGGCCATCGTGGCGATCATGGCCATGGGGATCGTGGTAAGAAGAATAGCGCCACTGTTGAAGGACAAATGGATTGATCCCGCCGTTACCGTGGTCACCCCAGACCTCAATTATTGCGTCCCAGTGCTCGGGGGTCACCACGGCGCCAACGAAATCGCCAGGACCTTGTCTGGCCACGACATCGTGCCGGTCCTCTCCACCGCCACCGATGCCCTGGGGAGGGACTCGGTGGAGGGGATCGCTGCCAGGCACGGCCTGGAGGTCGTGAACAAGAGCTCGACGGTGGCGGTGAACAAGGCGTTCCTGCAAGGCGACGTCCCCGTATTCCGGGTTGACGGGCCAGCAGTCGTGCTGGCATCGTCCAACGTGTCCGTCCTGGCGACCAAAGGGGAGTATGTGGTAGGTATCGGCTGCAACCGCGGCACCTCCGCCGAAGAGATCAGAGCGGCGGTGATGGATTCCTTGACCGCCGCCGGGATCGACCCGCGAGATGTGCTGGCATTCACGTCAACGGTTAAGAAGGCCGATGAGGCCGGTCTGCTGGAGGCAGTCAGGGAGATGGGCGGGAGGCTATTCCTCATCGATGATGAGACGATCAACTCTCAGATCGTGGTCCCGTCGAAGGCCGAACTCATCGGCCTGGTGGGAGTGGCCGAGCCATCGGCCCTCGCGCTGGCAAAAAGGAAGGAGATCGTCATGAGTAGGAGGGCATACGGAAATGTCACAGTCGCGATCACAAGATGA
- a CDS encoding cobalt-precorrin-4/precorrin-4 C(11)-methyltransferase codes for MDAPVVWFVGAGPGDPDLITMRGNDLLVGADVLIYAGSLVNPTLVERSRAEVKLDSWGMKVEEMVPVMVDAALAGKRVVRLHSGDPALYGSIVEQIAELERHGVEVRIIPGVSSLFAASAALKTQYTLKGVSETLIITRPAGETLEEDDIAKLSEAGTSMVIFLGTDKLAAIVEKLRCPPDTPAAVIYHASWPDQKIVQGCVSDIAQKAKEAGIHKTALIIIGGIVDPMGRYHRSVLYS; via the coding sequence ATGGACGCGCCAGTAGTATGGTTCGTCGGCGCCGGTCCCGGGGATCCCGATCTCATCACCATGCGAGGGAATGATCTATTGGTAGGGGCGGACGTCCTGATTTATGCCGGGTCGCTGGTCAATCCCACGCTGGTCGAAAGGTCCAGGGCGGAGGTGAAGCTGGACAGCTGGGGGATGAAGGTCGAAGAGATGGTCCCCGTCATGGTCGACGCCGCCCTCGCTGGGAAGCGGGTGGTCCGCCTGCACAGCGGGGACCCGGCCCTTTACGGCTCAATCGTGGAGCAGATCGCCGAACTTGAACGGCACGGCGTGGAGGTCAGGATCATTCCCGGCGTCAGTTCTCTGTTCGCCGCCTCCGCCGCGCTGAAGACTCAGTATACTCTCAAAGGGGTCTCGGAAACGCTTATCATCACCCGACCGGCCGGTGAGACATTGGAGGAGGATGACATCGCCAAGCTGTCCGAAGCCGGAACGTCCATGGTCATATTCCTGGGTACCGACAAGCTTGCCGCGATAGTGGAGAAGCTACGCTGCCCGCCGGACACCCCCGCGGCGGTTATCTACCATGCTTCCTGGCCGGACCAGAAGATTGTGCAGGGCTGCGTCTCCGATATCGCCCAGAAGGCCAAGGAGGCGGGCATCCACAAGACCGCCCTCATCATCATCGGCGGCATAGTGGATCCCATGGGGCGGTACCATAGGTCGGTGCTATACTCATGA
- a CDS encoding cobalt-precorrin-5B (C(1))-methyltransferase: MIDPVSKFEYPEQWISLCKERDDLSFVESGLAVLTSDGKVLRRGYTTGTTAAAACQAAIESLGVKELREVNVTIACGIIVPVEVLAGHGSAACYKYPGDYPDDATAGTEFRAMFIRYQDETSLDVGPGIGRWDHDTPRYGKGDAAISHTAMACILSSVTAACRARGQKGALIYLEAVDGDRIALRTLNHRVGVLGGISVLGSTGLVEPWDDHLGQDSIERAKRAEKAVITTGRVGLKYARLRYPDQEVVLVGANIREALDSRKQGLTLFGLPALIIKFIDPSVLEGRKERTIEEVVHSRDGPNLLHTSVQRFKSLYPGHGIVIIDRAGRVMEAVP; encoded by the coding sequence ATGATAGATCCGGTCTCTAAATTCGAGTACCCTGAGCAGTGGATCTCATTATGCAAAGAGCGGGACGACCTCTCGTTCGTCGAGAGCGGACTCGCGGTGCTCACCTCCGATGGCAAGGTGCTTAGAAGGGGATATACCACCGGAACGACCGCGGCAGCCGCATGCCAGGCAGCCATCGAGTCTTTGGGGGTCAAGGAGCTGAGAGAGGTCAACGTCACCATCGCATGCGGCATCATCGTACCGGTAGAGGTCCTAGCCGGCCATGGAAGTGCCGCCTGCTACAAGTATCCCGGGGACTACCCCGACGATGCGACGGCAGGGACCGAGTTCAGGGCCATGTTCATCAGGTACCAGGACGAAACAAGTTTGGACGTCGGTCCCGGGATCGGCCGATGGGACCACGACACCCCTCGATACGGTAAAGGAGATGCGGCCATCAGCCACACGGCCATGGCATGCATCCTCTCGTCAGTGACCGCAGCCTGTCGGGCCCGTGGACAGAAGGGCGCGCTGATCTATCTGGAAGCGGTCGACGGGGATCGGATTGCTCTCAGGACCCTCAACCACCGCGTTGGGGTCCTGGGCGGCATTTCGGTTCTAGGCTCTACCGGCCTGGTGGAACCGTGGGACGACCATCTCGGCCAGGACTCCATTGAAAGAGCCAAGAGGGCGGAAAAGGCAGTGATCACCACCGGTCGGGTCGGGCTGAAGTACGCACGGTTGCGATATCCCGACCAGGAAGTCGTCCTGGTAGGCGCGAACATCAGGGAAGCGCTGGACTCCAGGAAGCAAGGTCTGACTCTGTTCGGTCTCCCCGCGCTGATCATCAAGTTCATCGACCCGTCGGTGCTGGAAGGCCGCAAAGAGAGAACGATCGAGGAAGTTGTCCATTCCCGAGACGGGCCGAACCTGCTTCACACCTCAGTCCAGAGGTTCAAATCGCTATACCCCGGGCATGGCATCGTAATCATCGATCGGGCGGGCCGGGTGATGGAGGCCGTGCCATGA
- a CDS encoding phosphoribosylanthranilate isomerase has translation MTEVKVCGLMSERDVRIAEEADHLGFVVATGTRRSLEPSAARDLMAGAGKPTVAVVTSADPAFIIDLVRDLRPGAVQLSGPVGREAMEAVTDEAGCEIWAVVHIDDAVPTLDLGTLSLADRVVLDTATPQGGGSGRTHDLDVSARLVRELGSRTSLAGGLTPENVAAAVRKVRPSMVDVSSGVETQGKKDAAKIRRFIDEVRGCH, from the coding sequence ATGACCGAGGTCAAGGTATGCGGGCTGATGAGCGAGAGAGACGTCCGCATCGCCGAGGAGGCCGATCATCTGGGCTTCGTGGTCGCCACCGGCACCCGGCGCTCTCTCGAACCGAGTGCGGCCAGGGACCTGATGGCCGGGGCGGGAAAACCAACGGTGGCGGTCGTGACCTCCGCCGATCCCGCCTTCATCATCGATCTGGTCCGTGACCTGAGGCCGGGCGCGGTGCAGCTGAGCGGGCCGGTGGGCCGTGAGGCCATGGAGGCGGTCACCGATGAGGCTGGCTGCGAGATATGGGCGGTGGTGCACATCGACGATGCCGTGCCCACGCTGGACCTCGGAACGCTGTCGCTCGCGGACCGGGTGGTGCTCGATACGGCCACTCCCCAAGGGGGCGGGAGCGGAAGGACCCACGACCTTGATGTAAGCGCGAGGCTGGTACGGGAGCTCGGTTCGCGGACCTCGTTGGCCGGGGGTCTGACCCCGGAGAACGTGGCCGCCGCCGTCCGCAAGGTGAGGCCGTCCATGGTGGACGTGTCCAGCGGCGTAGAGACGCAGGGAAAAAAAGATGCCGCCAAGATCAGGCGGTTCATAGATGAGGTGAGAGGTTGCCATTGA
- a CDS encoding precorrin-8X methylmutase, translating to MSKESSRQEATTESTYIDLGADTAEGYSISSRSRQLARRMVGNVSLEDRIRQRCSIAVGDFAMADLLRFNHGAVQAGLDALEVRATIYADIRMVQIGIQKRGHGSRVDCLLDHGPEIAASKGITRTSAGMLALGDELKGSIVVIGNAPSCLLSLCELIGKGIRPALVIGCPVGFVNAAESKDELRKLDIPSISTEGTRGGTPVAVASINELITMFAEKNVK from the coding sequence ATGTCAAAGGAATCATCACGCCAAGAGGCTACCACCGAAAGTACGTATATTGATCTGGGTGCGGATACGGCAGAAGGCTACAGCATATCCAGCCGCAGTCGGCAGCTTGCCCGCAGAATGGTCGGCAACGTCAGCCTGGAGGACCGGATCCGGCAGCGGTGCTCCATCGCCGTGGGGGACTTCGCCATGGCCGATCTCCTGCGGTTCAACCATGGGGCGGTCCAGGCCGGCCTCGACGCCCTGGAGGTCAGGGCCACCATCTACGCGGACATCCGCATGGTACAGATCGGCATTCAGAAGCGGGGCCACGGATCGAGGGTGGATTGCCTGCTGGACCACGGTCCAGAGATCGCCGCGTCGAAGGGCATCACCCGGACGAGCGCGGGAATGCTGGCCCTGGGCGATGAGCTGAAGGGATCGATCGTGGTCATCGGCAACGCCCCCTCCTGCCTCCTTTCCCTGTGCGAGCTGATCGGGAAGGGGATCCGGCCGGCCCTGGTGATCGGGTGTCCGGTGGGGTTCGTCAATGCCGCGGAGTCGAAGGATGAACTTCGTAAGCTGGACATTCCGTCGATTTCCACCGAGGGCACCAGGGGAGGCACCCCGGTGGCTGTGGCCTCCATCAACGAGCTGATAACCATGTTCGCGGAGAAGAATGTGAAATGA